One window of the Triticum dicoccoides isolate Atlit2015 ecotype Zavitan chromosome 3B, WEW_v2.0, whole genome shotgun sequence genome contains the following:
- the LOC119275764 gene encoding DEAD-box ATP-dependent RNA helicase 52A-like — protein MSRHGVLPEQEDRIDLSPATLLPKVRAYEMAGGEHTKGLAELKIVEGAIGNLSREALPGPVYGFQELGLAEALLHNLARCQFETPTPLQCYSIPMVLAGRDLLVCAHKGSGKTTALLIPVLSGLVTAPVAAARTKPRALLLVPTARLAKQIGADIRKFSYRTGIRVHSKMKGKMQKCQLEASIDIVVSTPLRLINMVRTSQVSLEAVKYLVICELGLMLDMGFEKMLRKIVDDMHIPPKSARHTLLSSGTFQPAVQKLAWDFLSDYLFITDGRLEFSIGLTKQKIELASEAEKRGLLLNLLQKQSVSSAGMSQLITVVFVETKGKADSLKNWLCNEGFPATVIFADSSQQERESTSLPFQISGISILIAANAASPGLDVANVDHLINYDLPKSVEEYVERIRTFGRVGSATSFFTESNRSIAKGLLELMIEANVEVPHWLLDYANPDYTCRSVELDSKDEENDKYRYDLARSLASRKIDNIYDLAGVWAELNCRRNKQSFDDSRITTMSKDCCIAFTQQEEYKFLKFYFVKVTQHCYSPESYGKTYWHYNFIAKIKSKSGIWTEGIYFAERKLECGVETFCCCFLEPSDNGECYGCQHGKVKVRHPTRGDYERGTPDHVWLSDGDCEISDDDMVDF, from the exons ATGTCGCGGCACGGCGTCTTGCCCGAGCAAGAGGACAGGATTGATCTCTCGCCCGCCACACTTCTCCCCAAGGTGAGAGCTTACGAGATGGCAGGAGGTGAGCACACCAAAGGATTAGCTGAGCTCAAGATTGTGGAAGGGGCAATCGGGAATCTGAGCAGGGAGGCATTGCCAGGGCCGGTGTATGGGTTCCAGGAGCTAGGTCTGGCGGAAGCACTTCTGCACAACTTGGCGAG GTGTCAGTTCGAGACCCCGACTCCGTTGCAGTGCTACTCGATCCCGATGGTGCTGGCCGGCCGGGACCTGTTGGTTTGCGCGCACAAGGGGTCCGGGAAGACGACCGCCTTACTCATCCCGGTGTTGAGTGGGCTGGTGACGGCGCCGGTAGCAGCAGCAAGAACAAAACCACGCGCGCTCTTGCTCGTGCCTACCGCCAGGCTTGCAAAACAG ATTGGTGCTGATATCAGGAAATTCTCTTACCGAACTGGAATAAGAGTTCATTCAAAGATGAAAGGGAAGATGCAG AAATGTCAGCTTGAAGCGAGCATTGATATAGTTGTTTCTACACCCCTACGTCTTATCAACATGGTTAGAACCTCTCAAGTCTCCCTTGAGGCAGTAAAGTATCTGGTCATATGCGAGCTTGGTTTGATGCTGGATATGGGGTTTGAAAAAATGTTAAGGAAGATAGTTGATGACATGCATATTCCACCGAAATCTGCCAGACATACTTTACTTTCCAGTGGTACTTTCCAACCAGCAGTACAG AAACTGGCTTGGGATTTCTTGTCAGATTACTTATTTATCACCGATGGGAGGTTGGAGTTCAGTATTGGCCTAACTAAGCAGAAAATTGAGCTTGCCTCTGAAGCAGAGAAAAGAGGCCTCCTGCTAAATCTGTTACAGAAGCAATCCGTCTCTTCTGCCGGCATG AGCCAACTCATAACAGTAGTTTTTGTCGAGACAAAAGGAAAGGCTGATTCATTGAAGAATTGGCTATGCAATGAAGGTTTTCCTGCAACAGTGATCTTTGCTGACAGTTCACAGCAG gagagagagagcacatcgCTACCTTTCCAGATTAGCGGCATTTCTATCCTGATTGCTGCCAATGCAGCCTCACCAGGCTTGGACGTTGCAAATGTTGATCATTTGATTAACTATGATCTTCCAAAGTCTGTTGAGGAATATGTTGAGAGGATTAGAACATTTGGGAGAGTTGGTTCTGCCACTTCCTTCTTCACTGAGTCCAACCGGTCCATAGCAAAAGGCTTGCTGGAATTGATGATTGAGGCAAATGTAGAAGTGCCACATTGGCTGTTGGACTATGCTAATCCTGATTATACTTGTAG ATCTGTGGAATTGGACTCAAAAGATGAGGAGAATGATAAGTACAGATATGATTTAGCTCG GTCTCTCGCCTCACGCAAGATTGATAACATATACGATCTGGCAGGTGTTTGGGCTGAATTAAATTGCAGGAGAAATAAGCAAAGCTTTGATGATAGTAGGATCACGACAATGTCTAAAGATTGTTGTATTGCATTTACACAACAAGAAGAATACAAG TTCCTCAAGTTCTATTTCGTCAAGGTTACTCAGCATTGTTATAGCCCTGAAAGTTATGGAAAAACCTATTGGCATTACAATTTCATTGCCAAGATTAAGAGTAAATCAGGAATCTGGACTGAAGGTATCTACTTTGCTGAAAGAAAATTAGAATGTGGTGTGGAGACATTTTGTTGCTGTTTCCTGGAGCCGTCAGACAATGGTGAGTGCTATGGATGTCAACATGGGAAGGTGAAGGTTCGGCATCCAACTAGAGGTGACTATGAGAGAGGAACACCTGATCATGTTTGGCTTTCCGATGGTGACTGTGAAATTAGTGATGATGATATGGTGGACTTCTAA